A region of the Muricauda sp. MAR_2010_75 genome:
CCATGGTCAATTTCTTCAACAACATCGCCATAGAGCCCCCTATCGCTGGTGCCCAGAAAGTCCTTTGATGCGAAAAGGGGCACATGTGGAAGATTATGGGCCAAATAAAGGAAAAAAGGTTTTTCCTTGTTCTTCCTTATGAACTGTACCGCCTCTTCATTATAACGTTTTGTCAATGTGTTCTGATCAGCTGGGCGCTCCACTATCTCCGTATTGCGCATCAGTGGAACATTGAAAGTATTTATATCTTTCCTCTCTTCCGATTTCCAAAAATCAATATACCCTTGAGTTGACCTGAATGGAATAATGTTGTCCATGTCATTGCTGTAAGGAATACCAAAATAATAGTCGAACCCTTGGCTCGTTGGCAAATACTCCTCTTTATGTCCCAAATGCCATTTGCCAATGCAAGCCGTCACATAATCGACTTTTTTTAATTGTTCGGCCAAGGTTATCTCACTTTGCGGCAATCCTTTATGGGAATCGGGAAAAAGAACACGGTTCACCTTACTGGTCATTCCATTTCTGATGGGCAATCTCCCGGTCATCAATGCTGCCCTGCTGGGTGTGCATACGCTCGACCCAACATAGAAGTTCGTCCATTTTTGGCCTTCGACCGCCATTTGGTCCAGGTTTTTGGTGTGTATTGTAGGGTGCCCATATGAGCTTAAATCACCATACCCAAGGTCATCGGCAAAAATGACAACAAAGTTCGGAGGTACGTCTTCTCTCTGTGTAACTTGGTCGACATTGGCTTGTTGTCCCGTGCAGGTGCCAACCCATGACAAGAAGGCAAGTGTCAAAAACAGCTTTATGTTCATGAATCTAATCGTATTTACTTTCATCTAAATTTAATTTTTAATATTCAAGCAAGGCCTGGTAAATCCACAGAAGTCTACCAAGATAGACTTCAGTAAAGCGAAAAGGTTGGAAGAAACCTTGAGGTAGGCCGACCATTAAATTAATCTGGAATACTTTTCTTTTCATTATATATTATATTCTCGACTCCCAAAAAGAACACTGATGTTTTTAATATCCAGGATTTTGTTCCAAATTTGAATTGGCATCCAGTTCTCTTTGGGGAATCGGATAGAGCACATGAAAATCCTGGGCATTTTTCCCCCTTGCTTGGGCCCTAGAAATCATGACCCCGTGTCTTATTTGGTCTTCCCTCGCATTTCCTTCAAAGTAAAATTCCCACTCCCTTTCACTCAATATGGCATCTCTTAAGGAATCTTTGCCAAAACTTCCCAGATTCAAGGGGGTGGCACCGGCCCGGTTCCTGACCTCGTTGATCAGGTCGATGGCCTCTTGGGTGGGACCATTGAGTTCATTGAGTGCTTCTGCCCTTGTCAACAATATGTCCGCATACCTGATGACAATAATATCATTGCCAGCTGACGCTCCCACGGCATTTGGGTCAAAAGGTAATTTATAGGGGTGTGATTGATCGTTGCCCAACCCCATTACCAGTTCACCGGTTGCCGTACTCTGCCATTCGGTTATTATACGGCTGGTTCTAGTATCTGTCGCCTCAAAGGAGTTTACAAAATCATCAAATAAGTAAGTGCGTGCAGCAAATACAGAATTGTTCGGGAAAGGTCTTGGATAATCCGGTGGGAAAATCAGCGCATTCATAAACTGGCCCGCCCCAGCAGCATCTTTGGGAAGTGCCCAAATGACCTCGGCATTGCCCTCGTTCGATATTTCAAACACGTCTGAGTAATTGGGTAAAAGACTGTACAGTCCCAAATCGATAACGCCCGAGGACATGTCGGCCGCTTTTTGCCATTGCTTGGTGTTCAGGTAAAACTTTGCCAAGACCGACATGGCCACGCCTTTGGATGCTTTTCCAAAGGCCGGAGGTTGGTTGGGTAAAGTGGCTATTGCCCCCAACAGTTCCTGCTCTATAAAGGCCTGAGTCTCTTCGTCAGTTGATCGGGGCAGCAAAGGATCATCAGTAGAAGACCGATAAATCGGCACCCTACCAAAAAGCTTGTAAAGCTCCGAATAGGCCCATCCCCTTATAAAATGGGCCTCGGCTTCCGTTCTCTGCTTAAAATCATTCGAAAAAGAATCATTGTCCAGGTTGTCCAGGACCAGATTCGCATCACGAATGGAACTAAAGTACACTATCCATACAGGAATCAATTGGCCATGGTTGCTGTCCCAATTGTAATCGATCAATGATTGCCATACACTTTCAATCGACCCACCAGCGCCCCATACCTCACCGGCTGGCATGGTTCCCAAATAATAAGGGGACCAGGATTCATCATCCCCAGCCCTATGCGAATAGGCATAAGCTGCATTCAATAAGGAGCTGAGACCTTGCTCAGAGGTAAAAAGTGTTGAGGGCGAGAGCTCAGAGAACACCTCTTCCTCCAAACGTTCTTCACAGCCCAGCAGGCCAGACAGCATTATAGTGAGAGCTATTCTATAATAATAAGTTTTCATAATTATGATTTTTTTAATTGTTTGACCTAAAAATTGGCAGTAAGACCCAACATATAGGTTGTTGCCAGGGGATAACTACTATAATCGATCCTAACGTTACTTCTACCGAATGAATTAGCCTCAGGATCAAATCCCACATAATCAGTAATTGTAAACAGGTTCTGGCCGGTCACATAGACTTGAAGTGAGTTCAAAAAATCAATATTTTGAACTGGAACGTTGTACGATAGCCTGACATTTTTCAAACGCAGGTAAGATGCATCTTGAATGGTCAGGGTATTCACTTTTCCTGCACCATAGGCATTGGGGTTTACCCCTGATGGCCATTTAGCACCTGTATTTTGGGGCGTCCATCGATCCAATATTTGGTGCGCAAGTCGGTTTCTTCTGAAGTTTGCAGGATAGAGAGACTCTATCAGGTTGATATTCAATAGGTCGACACCTGCCTGACCTTGAAAAAAGAAGTCCAACGTCAAATTCTTGTAGGAAATTGAATTTTGTATACCATAGGTAAAATCAGGATATGGGGTGCCTATAATGGTCTGGTCGGTAGGCGTAATGGCCCCATCTCCATTTCTATCTTCAAAAATTGGAAAGCCTGGCTGGGCTGTGGGCTGTGGTGAATTGGCTATATCGTCACCTTCCTGAAAAATGCCGGTGACAACATATCCATAATAGGAGGCCAGGGGATCACCTTCTTGAATGATCGCCGTGTTGCCCACTGCTTGTACACTTCCCGTCACAATACTTTCAATTCGTCCCAAATCCACCACTTCATTCTTAATGGCGGAAAAATTCAATGAAGTATCCCATTTAAAATCATCGGTCACTATGTTGGTCGAGTTAAAAAGAAACTCAACCCCACTGTTCTTAACTTCGCCTACATTTGTCAATATTGATGAATAACCGGAAGCAAATGGCAATGGAAGGTCAAACAACAAATCCTTCGATTCTTTTGAAAAATAATCTAAACTACCACTGAATCTGCCCCCTGAAATACCGAAATCAAGACCGATGTTGAGTTGTTCGGTGGTTTCCCACTTAAGGTCTGGATTTGGAATACGCTGGGGGGAGACACTGCCTGAAATGGTGCCACCAAACACTACGTTGGGTCCTGTTCCAAAGGTCAGTTGCGATGCATAGTTGCCAATTTCCTGGTTACCTGTCTGACCCCAACTCGCCCGTAGCTTGAACTGGCTGAAACTATCGGGAATAAATTCTTCTTGGTCAAGTTTATAGCCCAAGGCAAAGGATGGAAAATAACCCCATTTGTTGTTCTCTCCAAACCTTGATGACCCATCCGCCCTTATTGAGGCGGTAAATAAAAATTTGTCAAAAAGGTTATAGTTCACCCTGCCTAGATATGACAACAAGGTATTTTCTTCCTTGCCACTAGAGAGTACATCCGTATTGGTGTCGCCCAGTGCCAAATTGTTAGTTTTGATATCATCTGTCGGAAAACCGCTGATATTACCGGAAAAGAACCGCGAACTGAACTTTTGAAAGGTGATACCACCCAATACCGTAAGTGCATGGTCTTCGTTAAAAGCTTTGTCATAGGTCATCGTGTACTCGAACAGATAGTTGGAGCGTTCCAATACGTTGATGTTCGCGATACCGCCAGCGGCACCGCCACGAATGGTCTGGGTGGTATTGTAAATGTCACGTCTCGATGTTTGTCTGTCGGTCCCGAAATTGAACTTGCCTGAAAGATCTTCAGTGAAATCGTAGTTCAAAAAAGCACTTCCGAATGTTCTATTGGTCTCGCTCTCGCTAATGATGGCATTTATCAAGGTAACTGGATTGTTGACAGTCAGATTCGCCGACTGGCTAAAAGTACCATCGTCATTAAATATGGTCTCCGTAGGATCATATAACAATGAAGAATAAATAGGCCCTGCTTGCTCATTGGTATTGACGCCATCGACATTGTTGTTGTCCTTGACCAAACTTGTGTTGAAGTTTAGGCCTATCTGGGTCTTGTTCCCAATTTTTGTCTCAAGGTTTATTCTTCCGGTATATCTTTTTATCCCCGTATTTTTTACAACACCTTCTTGATCAAAATAGTTGAATGAGGCATAATAGTTTGTGTTTTCGCTGCCCCCGCTCACAGCCAGGTTGTGATTGGTCAAAGGAGCCGAGCGAAAGACTTCATCTTGCCAATCGGTCCCCCTGCCGATTCTTGAAATATCCTCATTGTTGAAAACCACTGCGTTTCCTTGTGCAATTGACAAGTCGTTTATGGCATCTATGTATTGTGAGGTGGAAAGCACATCGATTTTTTCAGCGACCGATTGGATACCTGCATATACATCATACGTGACATTTACCTTGCCTTTGCTTCCCTTCTTGGTAGTGATCAAAATTACCCCATTTGCCCCTCTTGAACCGTAAATTGCCGTTGCTGAGGCATCCTTTAAAATCTCTATCGATTCCACATCAGCTGGATTCAGGGAATTCAAGGGATTCCTAGGGCTCAGGTTTTGACCTACTTCGGCCACCCCGCCAGAACCAAGGTTGGGGCTGTTGTCAATCGGGAACCCATCTATTACATACAAAGGCTCGTTACTGGCATTCAAAGAGTTGGAGCCCCTGATCCTAATTGCCAACCCACCTCCAGGGGCTGAACTGGCTTGGTTTATCTGTACCCCAGCAGCCCTACCTAGCATCATTTGGTCCACGGATACGTTCGCCCCCGGGTTCATGTCGTCTTGACCCAATGACGCCACGGACCCAGTTAAGTCACTTTTCTTCTGCGTTCCATAGCCGACAACCACGATTTCATCAAGGACGGCAGTACTTTCCTGCAAAACAATGTTCAAAACCGATTGTCCGTTGACAGGGATTTCTTTCGTAGTGAACCCGATATAGGATACGGTCAATATGACATCACCGTCAGTTACCTTGATCGAAAAATTTCCATCAAAATCGGTTTGGGTGCCGTTCGTGGTTCCCTTTTCGATGATATTTGCTCCTGCCAAAGGAACTCCTGAATCATCCAAAACCGTTCCGCTGACCGTAAAATCTTGAAAAAAAACGGCGTCGGTGTTTGGTATATGATAGGTTTGATCTTTAAAGACTGTTACTTGTCTGCCAATAATATTGTAACCTAGACCGTACGATTCTAATAAAGAGTCAAGAACGTTAGGTAAGGTTATATTGTTTTTCTTGAGAGTAATTGAATTATCATTGGGCAAAATACCATCTTTGTAAAAAAAGATGTACTCGCTTTCATCCTGTAACTGGTTGAATAGTGTCTCTAAACTTACATTTTTAAGGTCAAGATTAAACTTGGTCTGTGAGTAAGAGTGGTTTGCATAGAGAGCGGTTAACCCCAATAATATGTAACAAAGAAAGGACCTCATTATTTTTATTGAAATGGATTGACCATTTAATTTGCCTAGAACATGGGCAATACTTAAGTAATTATTCATAATTTTAGAGTTCAGTTTAGTTATTACTTCGGTAATACATTTTACCGGCAGATGCGCCAACATCTGTCGGTTTTCATTTCATTCTGTATATTTTATTTCATAGGCACTGTATCTTTTAAATTTAACTTGGTGGAGGCCAGTATGATTTTGTCGGTTTGATATTCCGCAAAAAAGTTAGATGCTTCTCCTATAGTTTGTATGACTTGCCCCAGATTTTCCTTTAAGTCAAGTTTTCCAGAAAATGTTTCTGTTTTTAAATGATTTTCCTTTATGAAAATTTCCACACCATAATATCTCGACAATTTTGTGGTGATATATTCCAAATCACGGTTTTTCAGATTTAGGAAGCCTTCTCTCCACCCAAAATATTCATCAATGTTCACATCGTGCATTTCTATTTCTTTGGTTTTGGTATTATAGCCAGCCATTGTGCCCGGGGCCATCTTAAAAGACTTTTCGTCATCATGGTCATAGGTCACCAAAACACTGCCGCTCTTAAGAACTGTACTAGCCATTTCATCATCGGGATAAGTGCTGACATTGAAAACGGTTCCCAATACATTGATCTCCTGATTGGTCGAGATCACCCGAAAGGGTTTTGATGGGTTATGTGCAACTTCGAATATGGCCTCACCTTCGAGAAAGACCTCCCGCTCCTTATCCCTGAAAAACGCAGGGTAGATAAGCCTAGACCCTGAATTTATCCATATTTTCGTTCCATCAGAAAGGGTCACGTCGGTACGTTTTCCAAAGGGCACCAGTATCGTGTTGAATACAGGTTTTTTTTCATCTTCTATAGTTTGTCTATATTTTTCACCTGTTCCCACGTGCAGATCTTTTCCCGTTGACGAGTACCTTAATGTGTTGTTCTTTTCATTTAGTTGAATTTTTTCTCTCTCTCCGAGCACCACGATTACTTGGCTGCTACTGCCAAAGTCAACAATTGATTTATTTTCATCAATATAATCCTGCAATGACTGTTCGCTAGATTTGTCAAAAACGGTAAAAACAGCAAACAACAGCGCTATCGATGCCGCCGCACCGTACAACAACGTTGCCCTTCGTTGCCTTTTTGCATTTTTTCTTAGAAGTTTGGCCGATCTTATAATACGGCTCTTAAGCTTTGTCCGCTCTAAGTCGGAAAGTGGTTCGTTCTCGCTAAAGTTCATACTTTATTTGTAATTATGGGGTAAATGGAACTTACCGTCCATATATAAGAGGGCAGTTTTTGATATTTATAGACAAAAAAAAACGCTTTTTTAAAAGAACAATGTTAAGGCCGTGTCGCGGATCGTTTTTAACGTTCTGTAAACCAGCGTTCTGGCAGAAGCAACAGAAAGTCCCAAATCTCCGGCGATCTGTTGATATGTCTTTTCTTGGGCGAAACGAAGTCGAAGTATCTTTCGTTGATGATCCGTTAAATTAACCATTATTTTTTTTAGCCTCTTTGACAGTTCATTTTCTTTTTCATCTTCGATCATTTCTTCCTCATGTGAAATAACCGTCAGGCCTGCAGTAGAGTAACTATTGTTAAAGGTTTCCAATTCGCTCTCCAAACTCTTGATCTTATGGTCGCTTTGCTTAATGAGTTTTCTTTTAAGGGACATTATCAAATAGGCCTCTATGTTTTTGACATCCGATAATTTCTTGTGGTATCTATAAAGGTCTAGAAAAAGATTGTGGATTTCATCTTGAACTTTAGCTCTATCTCCACTGATTTTGTACCCATAGGCAAAAAGTTTGTCAACGTAAAGGTCATATAGAGACCCCAAAGATGCCAAACAGCCTTTCTTCAGATCTTTCCAGAGCAGTTTCTCTATAGAGTCTAGTACTTGGTCTATTTTTTTTTCTCTTCCCATTGATACCGTAATCCAAATGGTATGGCAAATTTGCCGATTGACAAAATCATAATTAGTAAATGGAATATTATCATGTCCCATTATTGAAATTATCGCAACTAATGTATAAAAAAAATAAAGAATTGATAACAATGATAAATTTTTTTACAAATTAACTTTTTAATGATATGAGAAGTTGGGTGCCCAGCTCAAAAGGGCTAAGAGTGTCAAGAAAACAAAAAATGATGTCTATAAAAAAAGGGTTTTCATCTCTTACTAAAAATGGGCGACCAACAAGTTAAAACTCTGCAGACATGAAAAGTCATCTTAAAAAAATAGGTCAAGGAACGACTAGGTTGTTGCTTATGGTTGCCATCTTATTGGTTTTTCTTATGTGTAAGGTGATGTTTTCTCAGCAAAGCCCGAATATAGTTTGGATAGTATGCGAGGATATTTCCCCTTTTTTGGAAGTATATGGCGATTCAATTGCGAAAACCCCTAACATAAATGCTCTGGCTCAAGATGCGGTTGTTTTTACAAAAGCATATACCACGTCCGGGGTATGCGCACCTAGTAGATCATCCATTATTACCGGCATGCATGCAATTTCTATAGGCACACAACACATGCGCACCCTTTCTAACTCAACAATTTTTATGCCGGAAGGCCTGCCAAGCTATTCAGCCGTTTTGCCGGACAATGTAAAGGCTTTTCCTGAATATCTAAGGGCACGGGGCTATTATACGACAAACAACTATAAAGAAGATTATCAGTTTGAAGTGCCGGTTACAGTTTGGGATGACAGTAGCCCAGCGGCTTCTTATGAATATAGGCCTAAAAACGTTCCGTTCTTCAGTGTGTTCAACTTGGCTGTCACACACGAATCAAAGTTGATGGCGTCGCCAGACAGCATTTTTTTCGACCCCAATGACATGAAGTTGCCTCCATATTACGTCGATACCGAAACTGTGCGCAAAGATATGGCAGTTCTCTATACCCGTATCGAACAAATGGATCAGGCTGTGGGCGAGATTGTTGACAAGTTAAAAAAAGATCAAGTCTATGATGACTCTTATGTGATATTTTTTAGCGATCATGGTGGATGCATGCCTTGGACCAAGCGGGAAATTCTTGAAAGGGGGACGCATATACCTTTAATCATTAAATTTCCCAAAAACCGTTTTTCCGG
Encoded here:
- a CDS encoding sulfatase, producing MKVNTIRFMNIKLFLTLAFLSWVGTCTGQQANVDQVTQREDVPPNFVVIFADDLGYGDLSSYGHPTIHTKNLDQMAVEGQKWTNFYVGSSVCTPSRAALMTGRLPIRNGMTSKVNRVLFPDSHKGLPQSEITLAEQLKKVDYVTACIGKWHLGHKEEYLPTSQGFDYYFGIPYSNDMDNIIPFRSTQGYIDFWKSEERKDINTFNVPLMRNTEIVERPADQNTLTKRYNEEAVQFIRKNKEKPFFLYLAHNLPHVPLFASKDFLGTSDRGLYGDVVEEIDHGVGQILAELKNSGLDKNTIVVFTSDNGPWLIMNQEGGSAGLLREGKGSTWEGGMREPCIFWGPGRIQPGLVTQIGTTMDLFTTFSKLANVPLPEDRQMDGNDLGPTLFEKKPSERKEVFYYRGDELYAVRLGAFKAHFITEGAYGPPMREEHDPPLLYNLEVDPSEKYNVAESNPDVIEQIKALVKIHNLNLVKGEDQLKDRG
- a CDS encoding RagB/SusD family nutrient uptake outer membrane protein, which codes for MKTYYYRIALTIMLSGLLGCEERLEEEVFSELSPSTLFTSEQGLSSLLNAAYAYSHRAGDDESWSPYYLGTMPAGEVWGAGGSIESVWQSLIDYNWDSNHGQLIPVWIVYFSSIRDANLVLDNLDNDSFSNDFKQRTEAEAHFIRGWAYSELYKLFGRVPIYRSSTDDPLLPRSTDEETQAFIEQELLGAIATLPNQPPAFGKASKGVAMSVLAKFYLNTKQWQKAADMSSGVIDLGLYSLLPNYSDVFEISNEGNAEVIWALPKDAAGAGQFMNALIFPPDYPRPFPNNSVFAARTYLFDDFVNSFEATDTRTSRIITEWQSTATGELVMGLGNDQSHPYKLPFDPNAVGASAGNDIIVIRYADILLTRAEALNELNGPTQEAIDLINEVRNRAGATPLNLGSFGKDSLRDAILSEREWEFYFEGNAREDQIRHGVMISRAQARGKNAQDFHVLYPIPQRELDANSNLEQNPGY
- a CDS encoding TonB-dependent receptor; translation: MNNYLSIAHVLGKLNGQSISIKIMRSFLCYILLGLTALYANHSYSQTKFNLDLKNVSLETLFNQLQDESEYIFFYKDGILPNDNSITLKKNNITLPNVLDSLLESYGLGYNIIGRQVTVFKDQTYHIPNTDAVFFQDFTVSGTVLDDSGVPLAGANIIEKGTTNGTQTDFDGNFSIKVTDGDVILTVSYIGFTTKEIPVNGQSVLNIVLQESTAVLDEIVVVGYGTQKKSDLTGSVASLGQDDMNPGANVSVDQMMLGRAAGVQINQASSAPGGGLAIRIRGSNSLNASNEPLYVIDGFPIDNSPNLGSGGVAEVGQNLSPRNPLNSLNPADVESIEILKDASATAIYGSRGANGVILITTKKGSKGKVNVTYDVYAGIQSVAEKIDVLSTSQYIDAINDLSIAQGNAVVFNNEDISRIGRGTDWQDEVFRSAPLTNHNLAVSGGSENTNYYASFNYFDQEGVVKNTGIKRYTGRINLETKIGNKTQIGLNFNTSLVKDNNNVDGVNTNEQAGPIYSSLLYDPTETIFNDDGTFSQSANLTVNNPVTLINAIISESETNRTFGSAFLNYDFTEDLSGKFNFGTDRQTSRRDIYNTTQTIRGGAAGGIANINVLERSNYLFEYTMTYDKAFNEDHALTVLGGITFQKFSSRFFSGNISGFPTDDIKTNNLALGDTNTDVLSSGKEENTLLSYLGRVNYNLFDKFLFTASIRADGSSRFGENNKWGYFPSFALGYKLDQEEFIPDSFSQFKLRASWGQTGNQEIGNYASQLTFGTGPNVVFGGTISGSVSPQRIPNPDLKWETTEQLNIGLDFGISGGRFSGSLDYFSKESKDLLFDLPLPFASGYSSILTNVGEVKNSGVEFLFNSTNIVTDDFKWDTSLNFSAIKNEVVDLGRIESIVTGSVQAVGNTAIIQEGDPLASYYGYVVTGIFQEGDDIANSPQPTAQPGFPIFEDRNGDGAITPTDQTIIGTPYPDFTYGIQNSISYKNLTLDFFFQGQAGVDLLNINLIESLYPANFRRNRLAHQILDRWTPQNTGAKWPSGVNPNAYGAGKVNTLTIQDASYLRLKNVRLSYNVPVQNIDFLNSLQVYVTGQNLFTITDYVGFDPEANSFGRSNVRIDYSSYPLATTYMLGLTANF
- a CDS encoding FecR family protein, which translates into the protein MNFSENEPLSDLERTKLKSRIIRSAKLLRKNAKRQRRATLLYGAAASIALLFAVFTVFDKSSEQSLQDYIDENKSIVDFGSSSQVIVVLGEREKIQLNEKNNTLRYSSTGKDLHVGTGEKYRQTIEDEKKPVFNTILVPFGKRTDVTLSDGTKIWINSGSRLIYPAFFRDKEREVFLEGEAIFEVAHNPSKPFRVISTNQEINVLGTVFNVSTYPDDEMASTVLKSGSVLVTYDHDDEKSFKMAPGTMAGYNTKTKEIEMHDVNIDEYFGWREGFLNLKNRDLEYITTKLSRYYGVEIFIKENHLKTETFSGKLDLKENLGQVIQTIGEASNFFAEYQTDKIILASTKLNLKDTVPMK
- a CDS encoding RNA polymerase sigma factor, with the protein product MGREKKIDQVLDSIEKLLWKDLKKGCLASLGSLYDLYVDKLFAYGYKISGDRAKVQDEIHNLFLDLYRYHKKLSDVKNIEAYLIMSLKRKLIKQSDHKIKSLESELETFNNSYSTAGLTVISHEEEMIEDEKENELSKRLKKIMVNLTDHQRKILRLRFAQEKTYQQIAGDLGLSVASARTLVYRTLKTIRDTALTLFF